The sequence below is a genomic window from Curtobacterium sp. MCPF17_002.
GCAGGTCGATGCCCATGTCGAGGAGCTCCTGCTTGGTGATGCGCTTCATCGCGGTGACGTCGAGCATGCCCAGCTTGTTGCGGAGCTCCGAACCGAGGAAGAAGTTCCGCCAGATCGGCATCAGCGGCACGACGGCGAGGTCCTGGTAGACGGCCGCGATGCCCGCGTCGAGGGCGTCGCGCGGGGACGAGAGCTTCCGGTCCTCGCCCATGATCGAGAACGTGCCGGCATCGTGCTGGTGGAGCCCGGCGATGATCTTGATCAGGGTCGACTTGCCGGCGCCGTTGTCGCCGAGGACGCACGTGACGCGGCCGGCGTCGACGTCCATGGTGATGTCGGACAGCGCGATGACGTTGCCGTAGTGCTTCCCGACGTCGCGGAGGGCGATGAGGTGCGGTGCTCCGACGACGGTCTCGGAGGTCTCCGACACCGGTACCTCGACGACCTGTGTGGTGGGGTTCGCGATGTCCGACATCACTTCTGCTCCGCTCGCTTCTTGACGATGAGGTTGATGATCGTGGCGAGCAGCAGCATGAGTCCGAGGAAGAACTTGAACCAGTCCGGGTTCCACTGCGCGTAGACGATGCCCTTGTTCGCCATCCCGAAGATGAGGGCGCCGATCGCGCCGCCCACCGCGGAGCCGTACCCGCCGGTGAGCAGGCAGCCGCCGATCACCGCGGCGATGATGTAGAGGAACTCGTTCCCCACACCTTCGCCGGACTGCACGACGTTGAAGGCGAAGAGGTTGTGCATGCCGCCGATCCACGCGCAGAACCCGACGCCCATGAACAGGCCGATCTTCGTCTTCGTGACGGGGACCCCGACGGCGCGGGCCGCGTTCTCGTCTCCGCCCACCGCGAAGATCCAGTTGCCCACCCGGGTCCGGAGGAGGATCCAGGACGCGACGATCACGAGTGCGATCCAGATGAAGACGGTGATCTTCACGGTGATGCCGAAGACCGGGACGTCCGCGGCGAAGATCTGCTCGGCCACCGAGAACCCGTCGAGCTGGGACACGTCGAGCGTCGAGACCGAGCCGGACACCAGGCGCGTCACCGCGAGGTTGAGACCGGTGAGCATGAGGAACGTGGCGAGGGTGACGATGAACGACGGCAGCTTCGTGCGGACGAGGATCCACCCGTTGACGAACCCGACGCCGAGCGAGAAGACCAGGCCGAGGAAGACGCCCACCCAGACGTTCGTGGAGAAGTACCAGGCGAACAGGCTCGCGGTGAGGGAGGAGGAGATCACGGCCACACCGGCGGACAGGTCGAACTCGCCGCCGATCATGAGGAGTGCGACACCGACGGCCATGATCCCGATGGTCGACGAGCCGTACAGGATCGTCGAGATCGAGTCGGGCTGGACGAAGACGGGGGCGATGATCGCGAAGAACGCGAACATCGCGATCGCACCGACGACCGCACCGACCTCCGGGCGGCCGAGGAGCTTCCGGACGGGGCTTCGTGCAGCGAGTCGCTCGTCCCCGGCGGGGACGATGCTGGCGGCCGTCACCGGAGACCGTCCTCGGCGTACTGCAGGACCTTGCCGATGTTCGACTTGTCGACGATCGCGGGCCCGGTGAGCGTCGGCTTGCCGCCGCCGAGGACGAACCCGCCCTGCTTGTAGAGGACGATCGAGTCGATCGACTCGTAGCCCTGCATGAACGGCTGCTGGTCGACCGTGAACAGGACGTCGCCGGACTTGATGCTCTTCGCGAGGGTGGCGTTGAGGTCGAAGGACGCGACCTTGATGTCACTGCCTGCGGCCTTCACCGCCTTGAGGATCACCGCGGTGTACGGGGCGCCGAGTCCGACGATCACGTCGGCGCTGCTGTCCGCCTGGAGCTTCGCGGTCACGGTCGACTGCACGGCGCTGTTGTCTGTGCCGTTGACGTAGAGGGTCTCGGTGTCGGGGAGGATCTTCTTGATGCCGCCGCAGCGGGCTTCGAGTGCGACGTTGCCCTGCTCCTGGATGACGCAGACGGGCTTCGAGAGCCCCTGCGCCTTGAGCTCGTTGCCGACCGCCTCGCCGGCGACGGACTCGTCCTGACCGAAGTGCGCCAGGATCCCGAGCGCCGAGTAGGCGTCGCTGCCGGAGTTGAAGGAGACGACGGGGATGCCGGCCTTCTCGGCTGCCTGCACCGAGCTCTTCAGGGCGTCGGGCTTCGCGAGGGAGACCGCGATGCCGTCCACCTTCTGGTCCGTGTACTGCTGGACGAGCTGCGCTTGCTTCGAGCCGTCCGGGTCGGAGGCGTAGAGGAGCTTGACGCCGTCCTTCTTCGCGGCGTCCTCGGCACCCTTCCGGACGATGTCCCAGAAGGTGTCCCCGGGGGCGGCGTGCGTGACGAGGGCGATGGTGAGGCCGGAGTCCTTGCTGGTCCCGCCGGCCGAGTCGTCGTCACTCGACGCGACACGACCCCCCTGCGAGGAACAACCGGCGAGGACGAGGGCACTGGCCGCGAGTGCGGCGGTGATGCCCATGACTGCAGAGATGCGCTTCACGGAAGACTCCTTTGTCCAGTGGTTCCGCTGTGGTGCTCGGGTTGCAGGGGCCGGTCAGGTTGACGAGTATCAACATCCGCGTCAATTCTCACCTGATGGCGTGTCTGTCCGGCTGACGGTATAGCGGATCTCCGCGCACCACAAGGATGGGACCGATCTGGAACGAATTGCGTGCCCTCTGTTACACTCTGAACAGTTCGTCCGGTGTGTGAGAAGAAGCGCCAGACGTTCCCGACCATGACGAAGGAGTCTTGATGTCCGGACAGATCCCATCGCGCGAAGCCACCGAGCTCCCGCGCCTCACGAGCGGACCCCATCGCAAGCGCATCGGCCTGATCTCGGTCGTGGCCTGCCTCGGCGGTCTGCTGTTCGGGTACGACACCGGCGTCAGCAACGGCGCCGAGATCTCGATCCAGTCGCAGCTCGGACTCGACGACATCGGCCTCGGGGTGGTGATCTCGTCGCTCGTCTTCGCGGCGGCGGTCGGCGGCCTCGTCGGCGGTCCGGTGTCCGATCGCATCGGACGTCGATCGACCATCATCGCGATGGCGGTGTTCTTCTTCTGCGGCACCCTGCTGGCGGTGTTCTCCCCGAACTTCGAGGTCCTGCTCGCCGGACGCATCACCGTCGGGCTCGCGGTGGGAGCCGCGTCGATCGTCGTGCCCGTCTACCTGGCCGAGCTCGCTCCGCTCGAGATCCGCGGGATGATCACCGGTCGGAACGAGCTCGCGATCGTGAGCGGCCAGCTCGCCGCGTTCGTCGTCAACGCGGTCATCGGCATCGTGCTCGGTGACGAGGGCGGCGTCTGGCGAGTGATGTTCTTCATCTGCGCCATCCCCGCCGCCGCACTGTTCATCGGCATGCTCCGGATGCCGGAGTCGCCGCGCTGGCTGGTCGAGCACGGTCACGAGGCGCGCGCGCTCGAGATCCTCAAGACCGTCCGGAACGAGGACCGTGCCGAGGCCGAGCTCGCCGAGATCCGTCGCGTCACGTCCGAGGAGCCGAGCGAGACGCGGCTCAACGGCCTGAAGGCCCTGCTGTCGAGCCGCTGGTTGATCCGGATCGTGTTGATCGGGTGCGGTGTCGCCG
It includes:
- a CDS encoding ATP-binding cassette domain-containing protein; the protein is MSDIANPTTQVVEVPVSETSETVVGAPHLIALRDVGKHYGNVIALSDITMDVDAGRVTCVLGDNGAGKSTLIKIIAGLHQHDAGTFSIMGEDRKLSSPRDALDAGIAAVYQDLAVVPLMPIWRNFFLGSELRNKLGMLDVTAMKRITKQELLDMGIDLRDVDQPIGTLSGGEKQCVAIARAVYFGAKALILDEPTAALGVKQSGVVLKYILRARDRGLGVIFITHNPHHAYPVGDRFLLLRRGKSIGYFEKSSITLPELTGMMAGGAELEELAHELEQVGGQSERIEEIRAAEVVPGA
- a CDS encoding ABC transporter permease, which produces MTAASIVPAGDERLAARSPVRKLLGRPEVGAVVGAIAMFAFFAIIAPVFVQPDSISTILYGSSTIGIMAVGVALLMIGGEFDLSAGVAVISSSLTASLFAWYFSTNVWVGVFLGLVFSLGVGFVNGWILVRTKLPSFIVTLATFLMLTGLNLAVTRLVSGSVSTLDVSQLDGFSVAEQIFAADVPVFGITVKITVFIWIALVIVASWILLRTRVGNWIFAVGGDENAARAVGVPVTKTKIGLFMGVGFCAWIGGMHNLFAFNVVQSGEGVGNEFLYIIAAVIGGCLLTGGYGSAVGGAIGALIFGMANKGIVYAQWNPDWFKFFLGLMLLLATIINLIVKKRAEQK
- a CDS encoding substrate-binding domain-containing protein — encoded protein: MGITAALAASALVLAGCSSQGGRVASSDDDSAGGTSKDSGLTIALVTHAAPGDTFWDIVRKGAEDAAKKDGVKLLYASDPDGSKQAQLVQQYTDQKVDGIAVSLAKPDALKSSVQAAEKAGIPVVSFNSGSDAYSALGILAHFGQDESVAGEAVGNELKAQGLSKPVCVIQEQGNVALEARCGGIKKILPDTETLYVNGTDNSAVQSTVTAKLQADSSADVIVGLGAPYTAVILKAVKAAGSDIKVASFDLNATLAKSIKSGDVLFTVDQQPFMQGYESIDSIVLYKQGGFVLGGGKPTLTGPAIVDKSNIGKVLQYAEDGLR
- a CDS encoding sugar porter family MFS transporter, encoding MSGQIPSREATELPRLTSGPHRKRIGLISVVACLGGLLFGYDTGVSNGAEISIQSQLGLDDIGLGVVISSLVFAAAVGGLVGGPVSDRIGRRSTIIAMAVFFFCGTLLAVFSPNFEVLLAGRITVGLAVGAASIVVPVYLAELAPLEIRGMITGRNELAIVSGQLAAFVVNAVIGIVLGDEGGVWRVMFFICAIPAAALFIGMLRMPESPRWLVEHGHEARALEILKTVRNEDRAEAELAEIRRVTSEEPSETRLNGLKALLSSRWLIRIVLIGCGVAVAQQVTGINSIMYYGQRILIESGFGANAALIANIAPGILAVVGGLIALRNMDRVDRRKTFILGLSLTTTCHILIGVSSVVIPDGSPIRPYVLLFLICAFVLSMQSCLNIAVWVWLAEIFPLNMRGLGTGIAAFAGWLMNGVLALYVPSLIEGVGITGTFFLFALIGAIALVFIVTQVPETRGWSLEKLEEEVTTGAIYIDTIKGKAKRAGRVER